The sequence CGTTCTTGATGGGAGGGGATCGCTAGGCATCCGCTGAGTGCGCGGGAGCCTCCTGGCGGATCGCGTCGAAAGGGGGACGCCATGATTACGTATCGCGACTGGTTTCTGGCGGCAGCGCTCTTGGTCGGCGCCGGCGCGTCGACGTCGGCCCGGGCCGAGGGCCAGTTCTTGTGGGATCGAGCGTTCGGTGGTGCGGGTCAGGAGGAGGCGTGGAGCGTCGTGCAGACCGCCGATGGCGGCTACGTCCTGGTGGGCTGGGGCCAGCCGGTCGTCGACCTGGACGCCTACGTCGTCAGGACGGACTCGCTCGGGGTGGCGCTGTGGACTCAGTTCTACGGCGGCACCCGGGAGGACCGGGCCTACGCGATCGTTCCCGCGGAAGACGGCTGGGTGCTGACCGGTTCCACCGTGTCCACCGGCGCGGGGTCCTGGGACGCGTGGGTGTTCAAGATCGCCACCGACAACTCTCTGCAATGGAGCAGCACCTACGGCGGGACGGGCTTGGACGACGCGTTCGGTCTGGCCGACGCCGGCGACGGCTACGTCGTCGCGGGCAAGACCGACCTCGATGGCAACGAGCTATGGACGCAGTCCTACGGCGGGCCGGCCTTCGACGACGTCGCTTTCTCCATCATCCGCAACCGTGACGGTGACTACGTGATGGCCGGCCGGACCTCCTCGGCAGCCGGCGACTATCAGGCCTACCTGCTGGTCGTGGGCGGCGACCCGACGGCCGTGGACCCCAACGGCACCGGTGCAGCGCCGGGGCTGCAGCTCCTGCCCGCGCATCCGAATCCGTTCAACGGCCGCACGAGGCTCGAGTTCGTCGTCCCCTTTGCCGGGCGGGTTCAACTCGACGTGTACGACCTGCGCGGGCGCATCGTCGGCACCATGCGTGGCGGCCGCATCGAACGCTCGCACACAGCGGCGGCGATGTTCTGGCTGGAGGCCGGACACTACGTCGTGCACTTCGACGCCGCGGGTCTGACCGCTGGCCTCTATCTCGCGCGCCTGGAGATGGAGGGCTACCGGGCGGTGCAAAAACTCGTGCTGGCCAAGTGAGATGTGGCCTGTTCGCGAATCGCCACGGCGAACTCGGTCGTGATCGTGCAATGGCCGAGCTTCTGGCCGATCAACCTGAACCCTCAGGGACGGTATCGTTCCTTGAGCTCACTCCAGCTGGTTTCCTCAACCGGGGTCGAGCCCTTCTGCAGCAAGAGCGAGTTGCCTTCGATCCGCCACGACCAGTCGGGGGGCGCCTGGCTGCCGGCGAAGGTCCCACTGAGCGGGTTGGCGCGGAGCAGCTCATAGGTGCCATTGGCGGCGCCGGCGTCGTTGATGAACAGCGTTCCGTCCAGCACCGCTGGGCCCGTGACGACGATCGCCGAGATCCCCAGCGGCGTGATCTGGGTCCAGAGCGATCCCGTTGGGGACATGGTGAAGCGCGTCAGCGCAACGTCCGCGGCACCGCCGAGGCCAAGGTACTGAAAGACCCCGTTGACGATCACATCATCCGACGGGACTGTGCCGACGCGAAAGGTGGCTCCGGGGACCGTGATGCCCGATCCAAACTCGATGAAGAGCGAACCGGTGATCGTGACTCTCCCATCTGCAAGCAGGTTTGATGTCTCGGCCGGGTTGGTCGAGCCGATGTGGACGCTCCCGGCGATCAGCTCCCCGCCAGGCAGGACATGGTATAACGTCCCCGAGAAGGGGCTTCCCAGACGGAGCTCACCGGCAGACACGGATCCGTCCTGCAGGAAGTTGGATTCCCGCGAGACCGCGACGTGCAGGAGACCGCCGACGGAGAGCGATCCGCCCGGAAAGACGTTCACGAACGGCGCATCCGGCGGGCCTTGGTCCACGCCCACGAGAAGCTGCGCGCAGCTTCCGCCCGGTTGGTTAACAAAGACGACGACGCCGCCGATCTCGGCGGTGTGAGCGGCGGTAGGCACGCCCGCGGACCAGTTCGCCGGCACCTCCCAGTCGCCGAACGCGCCCAGCCACGTCGTGATCGGTTGTCCCACCGCCGCGGAGGCCGAACCCCACACCAGTGCGATCGCCACTAGGGGACGGCACAGTCGCCAGGCACGTTGCGGTCGAGGCATGATTCCCTCCTAGGGAGCGAGTGACCCGCGTCGGACCCTGGCTGCCATGCGTCCGTCACGGACGAGCATTTCAAGACCCCCTCCCTGACCGCCCGCCGCCTGCGCGGGCCGCTTCCCGGCTCCGCGATCCGCTTTGAGCATACGCCTGGCTCCAGCGGCTGTCAACGCAAGCGCCGCGTCGAGGACGCCGCTGACACGATGCGATTTCAGCGGCTCCGCACCCTGAGCTGATGGCCTTGCTCGACTTCGCCGGCCCAGTCCATGTCGTAGGCCTCAAGTGAGAAGGCGCTGAATCTGAGGCTGGCCGCAGGCAAGATGCTCGGTCCGTATGAGATCCTCGCGCCACTCGGTTCGGGCGGCATGGGCGAAGTCTACCGCGCGCGCGACACGCGGCTCGGGCGTGACGTGGCGATCAAGGCTCTCGCCCCGCATCTCACCGCTGTTCCCGGGGTCCGTGCTCGTTTCGAGCGCGAGGCGCGCACGATCTCCCGGCATAGCCTTCCGCACATCTGCACACTCCACGATATCGGCCGGGAAAGGGACAATCGCCGGCACATTCCAGGACATGGCGCCAGAGCAGTTGGAAGCGAGGCGGTTGATGCTCGGAGCGACCTGTGGGCCCTGGGGTGCGTGCTCTGCGAGATGGCCACGGGGAAGCGGTCCATCATCCCGGAGGCGGGCGATGCAGGAGGCGCTCTGCTGCTGGCGAGAGTGCTGGGCTTCTATCGGGCGAGTTTGATCTGGTTTAGCGATATTATCTTCCGCTTGTAATTTGCCTAAGATCCGCATAAACTCTCCACCATGGACAGAGTGAGAAACCCCTTCGCCCCTGGTGCGGGCACCCCGCCTCCGGAGCTGGCAGGACGCGATGACCTGCTCGAGACGGTGCGCGTCGTGCTGGGGCGCGTGCGCCTGGCATTGCCGACGAAGAGCATCTTGATGGTGGGGTTGCGTGGGGTCGGCAAGACCGTGCTCCTCGATCGCATGCGCGAGGACGCGGAGCAATCCGGCCTCGAGACCGTCCGCATCGAGGCGCCAGAGAACCGATCGCTCCCGGCCGTGCTCGCTCCGCAGCTCCGCCAGTCGCTGCTGCGGCTCTCGCGTCACGAGCAGGCCAGGGCGCTTGCCATTCGCGCGTTGCGCGCGCTCGCGGGCTTTGCCAAGGCGCTGAAAGTGAAGTACCAGGACATCGAGGTCGGGCTGGACTACGAGCCCGAGCCAGGGCTGGCCGACAACGGGGATCTGGAGCAGGACCTCCAAGCCCTGATCGAAGTGGCCGGCGCTGCGGCGGGGAAAGCCGACACAGCGCTCGTGCTCTTCGTCGACGAACTCCAGTACGTCCCGGAAGAGCAGCTCGCAGCACTGATCACGGGCTTGCATCGCGCCGCGCAGCGCAGGCTGCCGGTCGTGCTCCTCGGCGCGGGCCTGCCCCAGCTCCGCGCCCAGATGG comes from bacterium and encodes:
- a CDS encoding T9SS type A sorting domain-containing protein, coding for MITYRDWFLAAALLVGAGASTSARAEGQFLWDRAFGGAGQEEAWSVVQTADGGYVLVGWGQPVVDLDAYVVRTDSLGVALWTQFYGGTREDRAYAIVPAEDGWVLTGSTVSTGAGSWDAWVFKIATDNSLQWSSTYGGTGLDDAFGLADAGDGYVVAGKTDLDGNELWTQSYGGPAFDDVAFSIIRNRDGDYVMAGRTSSAAGDYQAYLLVVGGDPTAVDPNGTGAAPGLQLLPAHPNPFNGRTRLEFVVPFAGRVQLDVYDLRGRIVGTMRGGRIERSHTAAAMFWLEAGHYVVHFDAAGLTAGLYLARLEMEGYRAVQKLVLAK
- a CDS encoding ATP-binding protein — translated: MDRVRNPFAPGAGTPPPELAGRDDLLETVRVVLGRVRLALPTKSILMVGLRGVGKTVLLDRMREDAEQSGLETVRIEAPENRSLPAVLAPQLRQSLLRLSRHEQARALAIRALRALAGFAKALKVKYQDIEVGLDYEPEPGLADNGDLEQDLQALIEVAGAAAGKADTALVLFVDELQYVPEEQLAALITGLHRAAQRRLPVVLLGAGLPQLRAQMGRAKSYAERLFDFPEIGPLPVDAARSAIAKPAAAQGVAFTEEALDRIVTQTEGYPYFLQEWGKQAWDAAAVSPIAIEDVEQASAAAIAALDASFFRVRFDRLTPAEKRYLRAMAELGPGPHRSGDIADQLSRKVTVLGPTRSQLIAKGMVWSPSHGDTAFTVPLFAGFMRRIMPGDDWRA